The Methylomicrobium lacus LW14 genome window below encodes:
- a CDS encoding PAS domain-containing protein, with the protein MINDMKPEDIVGEFKEAALNLFGGMQRKVLYTEIETPYPDGKLIVSTTDPNGVITHVNQSFIEMSGYTEAELIGAPHSILRHPDMPSAAFKDLWDTVKRGEKWQGFVKNLRKDGGYYWVKATVIPNIRKGVVVGYTSVRRKPSRTKVEECRKLYPTLF; encoded by the coding sequence ATGATCAATGATATGAAGCCGGAAGATATTGTCGGCGAATTTAAGGAGGCCGCGCTGAATTTGTTCGGCGGCATGCAACGTAAAGTCTTATATACCGAGATCGAAACCCCTTATCCGGACGGCAAGCTGATCGTTTCGACGACCGATCCGAACGGCGTCATCACGCATGTGAATCAGTCTTTTATCGAAATGTCCGGCTATACCGAAGCGGAATTGATCGGGGCGCCGCATTCGATATTGCGGCACCCCGACATGCCGTCCGCCGCCTTCAAGGACTTGTGGGATACGGTCAAAAGGGGCGAAAAATGGCAGGGTTTCGTCAAAAACCTGCGCAAGGACGGCGGCTATTATTGGGTCAAGGCGACCGTGATTCCGAATATCCGCAAAGGCGTGGTCGTCGGTTATACCTCGGTGCGCCGGAAACCTTCCCGCACGAAGGTGGAAGAATGCCGCAAGCTCTATCCGACATTATTTTGA
- a CDS encoding phosphate/phosphite/phosphonate ABC transporter substrate-binding protein, translating to MSFLFTVSPDFTPDHLSGWYIFNTWLQKQTGEPIHLEMYNDFTAQREAIAQNKVNLIYANPYDAAMLVREKGFLPLVKPVGVSDEAIIAVGAANPVDDVAELTPGVKLAFTDDPDVKMMGMIMLEPGDLDAKNMQSLSCDTYVQVAKHLLRGDADVGIFLAEAYDDLSEMIKKQLKILVRSQISVIHHSLMIGPGLLDKREQFQQCLTGMASDEKGAGVLESLGFTSWEKVDDEEMEFMIDLMDTLSV from the coding sequence ATGTCCTTTCTGTTTACCGTTAGTCCCGATTTTACGCCTGATCATTTGTCCGGCTGGTATATCTTCAATACCTGGCTACAGAAGCAGACCGGCGAGCCGATTCACCTGGAAATGTACAATGATTTCACTGCGCAACGCGAGGCGATCGCGCAAAACAAGGTCAACCTGATTTATGCCAACCCGTATGATGCGGCGATGCTGGTCAGGGAAAAAGGTTTTCTGCCGCTGGTCAAGCCGGTCGGCGTGTCCGACGAGGCGATCATCGCGGTCGGCGCGGCCAATCCGGTCGATGATGTGGCGGAATTGACGCCGGGCGTCAAACTGGCGTTTACCGATGATCCGGATGTCAAAATGATGGGCATGATCATGCTCGAACCGGGTGATCTGGATGCGAAAAACATGCAAAGCCTGTCGTGCGACACCTATGTGCAGGTCGCCAAGCATTTGCTGCGCGGTGATGCGGATGTCGGCATCTTCCTGGCCGAAGCCTACGACGATCTCTCCGAGATGATCAAAAAGCAGCTCAAAATATTGGTGCGCAGCCAGATCAGCGTGATTCATCATTCATTGATGATCGGCCCCGGATTGCTCGACAAGCGCGAGCAGTTTCAACAATGTCTGACCGGAATGGCGAGCGACGAGAAAGGCGCCGGCGTTCTGGAAAGCCTGGGGTTCACGTCTTGGGAAAAGGTCGATGACGAAGAAATGGAATTTATGATCGATCTGATGGATACCCTGTCCGTTTAA
- a CDS encoding C40 family peptidase codes for MFSRLALAAAIALLAGCSSAPKMTPVQPQPMRTNLPPVTHYALSLVGAPYRYGSASREEGFDCSGFVRHVYQRQGILLPRTAWEMAGALPRADDLRSGDLVFFNTGGGAFSHVGLFVNGDRFVHASSSRTGKVMVSSLNNPYWRKHFVGVRRPLAGLH; via the coding sequence ATGTTTTCACGGCTGGCGCTGGCGGCGGCCATCGCCCTCTTGGCCGGCTGTTCGAGCGCGCCGAAAATGACGCCCGTACAGCCGCAGCCCATGCGAACCAACCTGCCTCCGGTCACCCATTATGCGTTGAGCCTGGTCGGCGCGCCTTACCGCTACGGCTCGGCATCGCGGGAGGAGGGCTTCGATTGCAGCGGCTTCGTGCGGCACGTCTATCAGCGCCAGGGCATCCTGTTGCCGCGCACGGCGTGGGAAATGGCCGGCGCCCTGCCCCGCGCAGATGACTTGCGCTCGGGCGATCTGGTGTTTTTCAACACCGGCGGGGGCGCGTTTTCGCATGTCGGCCTGTTCGTCAACGGCGACCGCTTCGTGCACGCCTCCAGCAGCCGGACCGGCAAGGTGATGGTTTCGAGCCTGAACAATCCCTACTGGCGCAAGCATTTTGTCGGCGTGCGCAGGCCGCTTGCCGGTTTGCATTGA
- a CDS encoding PIN domain-containing protein, whose product MPNPSTAFPLKVEKTDYRILLIDLENCPNQIRQLMNNLEQYAQIVVCYAQSGTKIPLDWIIPLTTVVNQNRLKIVKMPNGGKNAADFGIAFWAGLLMAQTNNDAHFDIVSDDADLDHVVSLLNDQQRSAKRIRTQKQNDAAPIAKNPPTSAQEYCIHLDTHQKNRPVKKETLLNHIKSKFNGAGIDAEKLFEELSRQGAIKLVDNKISYNQKKIIELAKQPA is encoded by the coding sequence ATGCCTAACCCAAGCACCGCTTTTCCGCTCAAAGTTGAAAAAACCGACTACAGAATTTTGTTGATAGATCTCGAAAATTGCCCCAATCAGATTCGGCAATTGATGAATAATTTGGAGCAATATGCACAGATTGTGGTCTGTTATGCGCAAAGCGGAACCAAAATTCCGTTGGACTGGATCATTCCGCTGACAACCGTCGTCAATCAAAACCGCTTGAAAATCGTCAAAATGCCGAATGGCGGCAAGAATGCGGCAGATTTTGGCATTGCCTTCTGGGCCGGGCTTTTGATGGCGCAAACGAATAACGATGCGCATTTCGATATCGTGTCGGACGATGCCGATCTGGATCATGTCGTCAGTTTACTGAATGATCAGCAACGCAGTGCGAAAAGAATCCGCACCCAAAAGCAAAACGATGCAGCCCCCATCGCCAAGAATCCGCCGACCTCTGCACAGGAATACTGCATACATCTGGATACGCATCAAAAGAACCGCCCGGTTAAAAAAGAAACCTTACTTAACCACATCAAAAGCAAATTCAACGGCGCGGGAATCGATGCGGAAAAACTATTCGAAGAACTGAGCCGGCAAGGCGCCATCAAGCTCGTCGACAATAAAATCAGCTATAACCAGAAGAAAATCATCGAGCTGGCGAAACAGCCCGCTTGA
- a CDS encoding dienelactone hydrolase family protein, protein MAIISNTVNYVDGDTVLEAFFAYDDAIVGRRPAVLINHTWGGRDDFVANKAIKLAELGYVGFALDMYGKGVLGSGPEENAKLMQPFIDDRALLQRRIGAALATVKLLPWVDDKKCAAIGFCFGGLCVLDLARTGVDIKGVVSFHGILAAPGNTEGKPIKAKVLALHGHDDPLGPPEQVLAFAQEMTKAGADWQVHVYGNTMHAFTNPIANNPDVGNVYQADADRRSWIAMKNFLEEILG, encoded by the coding sequence ATGGCGATCATCTCAAATACTGTCAACTACGTGGACGGCGATACCGTACTGGAAGCCTTTTTCGCCTACGACGACGCGATCGTAGGCCGCCGGCCGGCCGTGCTGATTAATCACACCTGGGGCGGGCGCGACGACTTTGTCGCAAACAAGGCGATCAAGCTAGCGGAACTCGGCTATGTCGGCTTTGCGCTCGACATGTACGGCAAAGGCGTGCTGGGCTCCGGCCCCGAGGAAAACGCCAAATTGATGCAGCCGTTCATCGACGACCGCGCGCTGCTGCAAAGAAGAATCGGCGCGGCGCTGGCCACGGTCAAACTGCTGCCCTGGGTCGATGACAAAAAATGCGCCGCGATCGGCTTCTGCTTCGGCGGCCTGTGCGTGCTCGATCTGGCCCGCACCGGCGTGGACATCAAGGGCGTGGTCAGTTTCCACGGTATCCTGGCCGCGCCCGGCAATACCGAAGGCAAGCCGATCAAGGCGAAAGTGCTGGCCCTGCACGGCCACGACGACCCGCTGGGGCCGCCGGAACAAGTGCTCGCCTTCGCGCAGGAAATGACGAAGGCCGGCGCGGACTGGCAGGTGCACGTCTACGGCAACACGATGCACGCGTTCACGAATCCGATCGCGAATAATCCGGACGTCGGCAATGTCTATCAGGCCGATGCGGATCGACGTTCGTGGATTGCGATGAAGAATTTCTTGGAGGAAATTTTGGGTTAA
- a CDS encoding low molecular weight protein-tyrosine-phosphatase — protein sequence MNKIKVLFVCMGNICRSPTAEGVFTKLVNDRKLAPHFQIDSAGTHAYHVGNAPDLRAEKAAGERGVDISHLRARKVVLGDFEDFDYILAMDDENYAILFSACPASHRHKINYFLDYAPHLGKREVPDPYYGGAYGFERVLDMVEEASEGFLNALLETGKIKAMAKS from the coding sequence ATGAATAAAATTAAGGTTCTTTTTGTCTGCATGGGCAACATCTGCCGCTCGCCGACTGCGGAAGGCGTGTTCACCAAATTGGTGAATGACCGCAAGCTGGCGCCGCATTTCCAGATCGACTCGGCCGGCACCCATGCCTATCACGTCGGCAATGCGCCGGACCTGCGCGCGGAAAAGGCGGCCGGCGAACGCGGCGTCGACATTTCGCATTTGCGCGCCCGCAAGGTCGTGCTCGGGGATTTCGAAGATTTCGATTACATATTGGCGATGGACGACGAAAATTACGCGATCCTGTTTTCGGCTTGCCCGGCTTCACATCGGCATAAAATCAACTATTTCCTCGACTATGCGCCGCATCTCGGTAAACGCGAAGTGCCGGACCCTTATTACGGCGGCGCCTACGGTTTCGAGCGGGTGCTGGACATGGTCGAAGAAGCTTCCGAAGGCTTTTTGAACGCTTTGCTCGAAACGGGCAAAATCAAAGCAATGGCTAAATCCTAG
- the tnpA gene encoding IS66 family insertion sequence element accessory protein TnpA, producing MAITAKWRQHIEAWQRSGLSQAAYCAERQLNVRTFTARLSDYRKLPQPESAALIPVHVQPSAPAAIVFTHAQGHRLELSATVSARWVAELLRCLA from the coding sequence ATGGCTATCACAGCGAAATGGCGTCAGCATATTGAAGCGTGGCAACGTAGCGGGCTATCACAAGCCGCGTATTGCGCCGAGCGGCAACTCAATGTCCGTACCTTCACGGCGCGTTTGAGCGACTATCGCAAATTGCCCCAGCCAGAGTCGGCAGCCTTAATACCAGTGCATGTTCAACCGTCTGCGCCTGCCGCGATTGTCTTCACGCATGCCCAAGGTCACCGCCTGGAGTTGTCCGCTACCGTATCAGCGCGCTGGGTGGCTGAGTTGTTGCGATGCCTGGCTTGA
- the tnpB gene encoding IS66 family insertion sequence element accessory protein TnpB (TnpB, as the term is used for proteins encoded by IS66 family insertion elements, is considered an accessory protein, since TnpC, encoded by a neighboring gene, is a DDE family transposase.): MPGLIASPAQIWLAVAPVDMRRGLDGLTAIVQQSLGHPPGCGSAFIFRNRAGNRLRLLLWDGNGVWLCQRRLHRGSFVWPKASDPVFALSQAQWQWLVAGVDWQRLSAQPSTEWRV; encoded by the coding sequence ATGCCTGGCTTGATTGCGAGTCCGGCACAGATCTGGCTGGCGGTGGCGCCGGTCGATATGCGGCGCGGCCTGGATGGCTTAACCGCAATCGTCCAGCAAAGCCTGGGGCACCCGCCTGGCTGCGGATCGGCCTTCATCTTCCGCAACCGTGCCGGCAACCGCTTGCGCCTGTTGCTGTGGGACGGCAATGGGGTTTGGCTGTGCCAGCGGCGGTTGCATCGAGGCAGTTTTGTTTGGCCCAAAGCCTCTGACCCGGTCTTTGCGCTCAGTCAGGCCCAGTGGCAGTGGCTTGTGGCTGGTGTCGATTGGCAACGGCTATCGGCACAACCGTCAACAGAATGGCGGGTGTAA
- the tnpC gene encoding IS66 family transposase, producing the protein MNPLAKLDQLNLEPSAKTEVAALIQALIEQAERDAKAIQSKDVKIAALTHELAYYKRIRFSTKSEALAPLQRDVFEETWNTDISAIDAEVEQLQDASPCTTVVRPKRLRAGRQPLPSHLPRIEHRHEPESCTCGHCGRELVKIGEDVTEQLDVEPAKFFVHRHIRPQYACRSCETVTAASIPPAVIDGGLAAVGLLSWVMISKFQDHLPLYRLEQIAARDGVILSRSTLADWVGRLGVALEPLADRLAWHLQQRPSLHADETPVPQLDPGNGKTKKAYLWAYRSNDLQPGPKIIVFDYQAGRSGRHAGQFLGDWQGHLVVDDYAGYKALFAAARAHPETRLRLEPCIELACWAHARRKFFDLFQASQSPIAQEALQRIAVLYAIEAEGQSLSSAERQRLRAEKSRPALAGLHDWLQRTRTHAAPNTATAKAIDYSLKRWIALTRYAETGDLPIDNNPIENSIRPIALGKKNWLFAGSERAGKRAAVIQTLLGTAKLNGLDPSAWLKDTLEKLPTWPNSRIDELLPFGKSH; encoded by the coding sequence ATGAATCCCCTCGCCAAACTCGATCAGTTGAACCTGGAGCCTTCGGCAAAAACCGAAGTAGCCGCATTGATTCAAGCGCTGATCGAGCAGGCTGAGCGGGATGCCAAAGCCATTCAGAGCAAAGACGTCAAAATCGCCGCGCTGACCCACGAGTTGGCGTATTACAAGCGCATCCGTTTCAGCACCAAGAGCGAAGCCTTGGCCCCGCTGCAGCGGGATGTGTTCGAGGAAACCTGGAACACGGATATTTCGGCCATCGACGCGGAAGTCGAGCAACTGCAAGATGCCAGTCCTTGTACCACGGTGGTCCGCCCCAAACGCCTGCGCGCCGGCCGGCAACCGTTACCGTCTCACTTGCCGCGCATCGAACACCGCCACGAACCCGAATCCTGCACCTGCGGGCACTGCGGCCGGGAGTTGGTCAAGATCGGCGAAGATGTGACCGAGCAACTGGATGTCGAGCCGGCGAAGTTCTTCGTCCATCGCCATATCCGCCCGCAATATGCCTGCCGGAGCTGCGAGACCGTGACGGCGGCGTCGATTCCGCCGGCGGTGATCGATGGCGGTCTGGCGGCGGTCGGCTTGTTGAGCTGGGTGATGATCAGCAAATTCCAGGACCATCTGCCGCTCTACCGCTTGGAGCAGATCGCCGCCCGCGACGGCGTGATCTTGTCCCGTTCCACCCTGGCCGACTGGGTCGGACGTCTCGGCGTCGCCTTGGAACCTTTGGCGGATCGCCTGGCCTGGCATCTTCAACAACGGCCGAGTCTTCATGCCGATGAAACGCCGGTGCCGCAACTGGATCCCGGCAACGGCAAAACCAAGAAAGCCTACCTGTGGGCCTACCGCAGCAATGACCTACAACCGGGGCCCAAGATCATCGTCTTCGACTATCAAGCCGGTCGCAGCGGCCGGCATGCCGGGCAGTTTCTAGGCGATTGGCAAGGCCATCTCGTGGTCGACGACTACGCCGGCTATAAAGCCTTGTTTGCGGCCGCCCGCGCCCATCCCGAAACTCGACTTCGGCTTGAGCCATGTATCGAACTGGCGTGTTGGGCGCATGCGCGGCGGAAATTCTTCGACCTGTTCCAGGCCAGCCAGAGCCCGATTGCGCAAGAAGCCTTACAGCGCATCGCGGTGCTGTATGCGATTGAAGCCGAAGGCCAAAGCCTGAGTTCAGCGGAACGCCAACGCCTGCGTGCCGAGAAAAGCCGGCCGGCACTGGCCGGCCTGCACGACTGGCTGCAACGCACCCGAACCCACGCCGCGCCCAATACCGCGACCGCTAAAGCCATCGACTACAGCTTGAAACGCTGGATCGCTCTCACACGCTATGCTGAAACCGGCGATCTGCCAATCGACAACAACCCGATTGAAAACAGCATCCGACCTATCGCTTTGGGTAAAAAGAACTGGCTCTTTGCCGGCTCGGAACGCGCCGGAAAGCGCGCGGCTGTGATTCAAACCTTGCTCGGCACGGCCAAGCTCAACGGCCTCGATCCTTCGGCCTGGCTAAAAGACACCCTCGAAAAACTGCCTACCTGGCCTAACAGCCGTATCGACGAACTACTGCCTTTCGGCAAATCACATTAA
- a CDS encoding competence protein CoiA family protein: MPLRARLNNEDIFAFNYDEDGWSELKKQPVFMQCCDTKAVLKKSKLGTLFFAHHGKGDCSSEGESAEHIYLKSLIAKTAARLGWNVVTEKEGETPDGETWVADVYCTKGSAKCKRPTLPHSEVDGGVI; this comes from the coding sequence TTGCCACTTAGAGCCAGACTGAACAACGAAGATATTTTCGCTTTCAATTACGATGAGGATGGTTGGTCCGAACTGAAAAAACAGCCTGTTTTTATGCAGTGCTGTGACACCAAGGCCGTTTTAAAGAAAAGCAAATTAGGCACTTTGTTTTTCGCTCATCATGGAAAAGGCGATTGTTCATCTGAAGGTGAATCCGCCGAGCACATCTACCTCAAGAGCCTCATCGCAAAGACCGCCGCACGCCTTGGCTGGAATGTTGTCACGGAAAAAGAAGGTGAAACCCCGGATGGAGAAACGTGGGTGGCCGATGTGTATTGCACAAAAGGCAGCGCCAAATGTAAGCGTCCAACCCTACCACATAGCGAGGTTGATGGGGGCGTGATTTAA
- a CDS encoding OST-HTH/LOTUS domain-containing protein, protein MNTNQDLSAIRDEVFQKIGRNLVNFQKIELLLKHLIANGQVSGYINEFPKSQKKKVADTRKKTLGTLVGEFVETAFQSPNSSPEPTAERIEPYISFSFSVEADGDFYESKKRELKALVDDRNDLIHHLLPRFNPESLNSCLEIRDYLDQQRERLIPEYEYLKSIIESFEEIKKEYTAFLSSAEGKKAFELGFLQQSSIVQLLLNVAVQKPRPDGWTFLSVAIQQIRQILPGEMEQLENRWGYQTLPDLMEASEYFDIIKEELNNGGYRWAYRSKPALAYAASYRLIQAITDTANKTGKTDDWTSLVATAKQIDASYSNELSEVTEKLGYQSLYNFMVESDLFEWRTGKGDGVHNICYRLKQS, encoded by the coding sequence ATGAATACAAATCAGGATCTTTCTGCTATCAGAGACGAAGTATTCCAGAAAATTGGCAGGAATTTGGTCAATTTTCAGAAAATAGAGCTCTTGTTGAAACATTTGATAGCGAATGGACAGGTTTCTGGTTACATAAACGAATTCCCAAAAAGTCAGAAAAAGAAAGTCGCTGATACAAGAAAGAAGACCCTGGGCACACTCGTTGGCGAATTCGTCGAAACTGCATTTCAATCGCCCAATTCATCACCTGAACCAACTGCTGAACGCATAGAACCGTATATTTCTTTTTCCTTTTCAGTCGAGGCTGACGGTGATTTTTATGAAAGTAAAAAGCGGGAGCTAAAGGCATTGGTCGATGACAGGAATGACTTGATTCATCATTTATTGCCACGCTTCAATCCAGAATCTCTTAATAGTTGTTTGGAAATCAGAGATTACTTAGATCAGCAAAGAGAACGATTAATACCTGAGTACGAGTATTTGAAGTCGATCATTGAAAGCTTCGAAGAAATAAAAAAAGAATACACGGCTTTTCTTTCCTCTGCTGAAGGTAAAAAGGCGTTTGAACTCGGTTTTCTGCAACAAAGTTCTATTGTTCAATTGTTATTAAACGTAGCCGTTCAAAAACCAAGACCTGATGGTTGGACATTTTTGAGCGTGGCTATTCAACAAATTAGGCAAATATTGCCTGGTGAAATGGAGCAACTAGAAAATAGATGGGGGTATCAAACTTTGCCTGACTTAATGGAGGCATCGGAGTACTTTGACATCATCAAAGAAGAACTCAACAATGGTGGTTATCGTTGGGCCTATCGCTCAAAACCGGCACTTGCTTATGCCGCCAGTTACCGGCTTATTCAGGCAATCACTGATACAGCGAATAAAACCGGTAAAACCGATGACTGGACATCGTTAGTCGCAACGGCCAAGCAAATTGACGCGTCCTATTCTAACGAATTATCTGAAGTCACTGAAAAGCTAGGCTACCAATCATTGTATAATTTCATGGTCGAATCTGACCTTTTTGAGTGGCGGACAGGTAAAGGGGATGGGGTTCATAACATTTGTTACCGGCTAAAACAAAGTTAA